A single genomic interval of Gossypium raimondii isolate GPD5lz chromosome 11, ASM2569854v1, whole genome shotgun sequence harbors:
- the LOC128034728 gene encoding uncharacterized protein LOC128034728 has product MGGTSIQWGQPNASLAELNTLSHLSTLEVQIPNAEAAPEDFFQKLQKLERYKIFIGKEWERFGNYQYSRTLKLRLNTSFDDLDHGIKKLVKRTQDLQLDELKGVKIALKELSDEERLSHLQNLHIQNGLDIESITNDRNEFLELQSLTLQGLPQLVSFCSQDKIDATSLPQRELPLFGEKISFPSLEKLQLSSLNVTRVWQNQLSNVSFYTHEKLTTLKIEGCGNIIYLLSFSMAKYLVHLKYFEVTKCNCLEEIIFWEDIEEETQVAMTLSLFPQLESLELKDLQHLRGFCFNSQNKVIEFPFMKSMTIYNCSNLEGFIFRYTREGNQRISSQGDLFDNKVAFPKLQQLTVGGCDKLLTIFPSNMHEEKETALLATAQLRKLHIFRLPKLKYIWKNDPKGIFSFKKICAISVLGCRSLKNVFPASVAKDLPQLGFLAISDCGVEEIVSKLEAGSDSETAVNFEFDNYTPLHFRIVVSIPQSGQC; this is encoded by the exons ATGGGTGGCACTTCTATTCAATGGGGACAACCCAATGCTAGTCTTGCTGAACTGAACACACTATCTCATTTGTCCACTTTAGAAGTTCAAATTCCAAACGCCGAGGCTGCCCCAGAGGATTTCTTTCAAAAGTTGCAGAAGTTGGAAAGATACAAGATTTTCATAGGAAAGGAATGGGAGCGGTTTGGCAACTATCAATATTCAAGAACCTTAAAACTCAGGCTAAACACAAGCTTTGATGATTTGGATCATGGAATTAAGAAGTTGGTAAAGAGAACTCAAGATTTACAATTGGATGAACTGAAAGGTGTGAAGATTGCACTGAAGGAGTTATCAGATGAGGAAAGGCTATCACATTTGCAGAATCTGCATATCCAAAATGGTTTGGATATTGAATCTATCACTAATGATAGAaatgaatttcttgaattgCAGTCCTTGACATTGCAGGGTCTTCCTCAACTCGTTAGCTTTTGCTCTCAAGACAAAATCGATGCTACCTCATTGCCTCAACGTGAATTGCCACTTTTCGGAGAAAAG ATATCGTTCCCTTCCTTGGAGAAATTGCAGTTATCATCGCTTAATGTTACAAGGGTATGGCAGAACCAGTTGTCAAATGTATCTTTTTACACTCATGAGAAGTTAACCACATTGAAAATCGAGGGTTGTGGAAACATAATTTACCTATTATCATTTTCTATGGCTAAATATCTAGTTCATCTCAAATATTTTGAGGTAACTAAGTGCAACTGTTTAGAGGAGATAATCTTTTGGGAGGATATAGAAGAAGAAACTCAGGTTGCCATGACTTTATCATTATTTCCTCAGTTAGAGTCCTTAGAGCTAAAGGATCTTCAGCATTTGCGTGGATTTTGCTTCAATTCTCAAAATAAAGTTATTGAATTTCCATTTATGAAGTCAATGACGATATACAACTGTTCAAACTTGGAGGGCTTCATATTTAGATATACAAGGGAAGGGAACCAACGAATCTCTAGTCAAGGTGATCTGTTTGACAATAAG GTTGCATTTCCCAAACTACAACAATTGACTGTTGGAGGATGTGATAAGTTGTTAACCATTTTTCCATCTAATAtgcatgaagaaaaagaaacagcTTTACTTGCAACCGCTCAACTAAGAAAATTGCATATTTTTAGATTACCAAAGTTGAAGTATATTTGGAAAAATGATCCCAAAggaattttttcatttaaaaaaatctgtgCAATATCTGTTTTGGGCTGTCGAAGTTTGAAGAATGTATTTCCAGCCTCAGTAGCCAAAGACCTACCACAACTTGGTTTTCTTGCAATATCTGATTGTGGAGTGGAGGAGATTGTTTCCAAATTAGAGGCAGGATCAGATTCGGAAACTGCTGTCAATTTCGAATTTGATAACTATACGCCCTTACACTTCCGCATAGTGGTAAGCATACCGCAAAGTGGCCAATGTTAA
- the LOC105804782 gene encoding disease resistance protein At4g27190, translated as MEAIGTGAAANVSSEAAKGIFHHVKRHITYVIFYQKIVDKFEQKHRTLIAKRTSVQQDVDVAEMNGEKIKADVLDWRHRVEKVVTEKEKKVKDLELSRKAEEAAATFDELIKDCQFEGVGYHDVPGPIVHPDFEAFKSREEVFDDIMESLKDATTGMIGVYGMAGVGKTSLVKEVERQLHEVKLFDSVVRAIVSRIPDIKEIQDQIAYSLGLKLEENSPVVRARRLFERLRKDKNVLIILDDLWKKLDLEEVGIPFGSRHKGCKILLTSRDQNVLSNGMDATKTFAIGDLENEEAWEFFRKMAGDSFESDEELRSTAIKVAEKCARLPLALATVARALRNKPLFFWSDALQLQGRCEINIYFFGVMLYNNYRGLT; from the exons atggaagcAATTGGTACTGGTGCTGCTGCCAATGTCTCTTCCGAGGCTGCCAAAGGTATTTTCCACCATGTTAAACGTCATATTACATATGTAATCTTCTACCAGAAAATTGTTGACAAGTTCGAGCAGAAACACAGGACGTTGATTGCAAAAAGAACAAGTGTGCAGCAAGATGTTGATGTTGCAGAAATGAACGGGGAGAAGATTAAAGCCGATGTCCTGGATTGGCGCCACCGAGTGGAGAAGGTTGTCActgaaaaggagaagaaagTGAAGGATCTTGAA CTTAGCAGGAAAGCTGAAGAAGCTGCTGCCACTTTTGATGAGCTTATCAAAGATTGCCAATTTGAGGGCGTGGGATACCATGATGTTCCTGGACCCATAGTCCATCCAGACTTTGAGGCATTTAAATCAAGAGAGGAGGTTTTCGATGATATCATGGAGTCACTGAAAGATGCAACAACAGGCATGATTGGAGTGTACGGGATGGCTGGTGTGGGCAAAACATCGCTGGTCAAAGAAGTTGAGAGACAACTCCATGAGGTTAAGTTATTCGATTCAGTTGTCAGGGCAATTGTATCTCGAATTCCTGACATTAAGGAAATCCAAGACCAAATAGCATACTCATTGGGTTTGAAGCTTGAAGAAAACAGTCCGGTTGTAAGAGCCCGTAGATTGTTTGAAAGGTTAAGGAAGGATAAAAATGTTCTTATTATTTTGGATGATCTTTGGAAGAAACTGGATCTAGAGGAAGTCGGAATTCCATTTGGAAGTCGACACAAAGGATGCAAAATACTGTTGACCTCAAGAGATCAAAATGTTCTAAGCAATGGAATGGATGCTACAAAGACCTTTGCAATTGGTGATTTAGAAAACGAAGAAGCTTGGGAGTTCTTTAGGAAGATGGCCGGGGACAGTTTTGAAAGTGATGAGGAGCTGCGATCTACAGCAATTAAGGTAGCCGAGAAATGTGCAAGATTACCACTCGCCCTTGCAACTGTTGCAAGGGCGTTGCGAAataaacctttatttttttggaGTGATGCTTTACAGTTGCAAGGGCGTTGCgaaataaacatttatttttttggagTGATGCTTTACAACAATTACAGAGGCCTTACTTAG